In the Herpetosiphon gulosus genome, one interval contains:
- a CDS encoding Glu/Leu/Phe/Val dehydrogenase, whose translation MADSHRNAFENAQRQFDLAAEKLNLDHSLRRVLRVPQRELSVNFPVKMDNGEIQVFSGYRVQHNVSRGPAKGGIRYHHAVDIDEVRALAMWMTWKCALVNIPYGGAKGGVIVDPTKLSQSELERLTRRFATEISILVGAEKDIPAPDVGTNGQVMAWFMDTISMHRGYTVPAVITGKPVEVGGSLGRVEATGRGVSIVAREAAKHLGLRIEGATVVIQGFGNVGSVTADMMQRMGSKVIAVSDVSGGYYNRRGLNIPEMIAYTKQHRSLEGYQAEGIERVSNSELLEIECDILAPCALENQITEENAGRIRCKLLVEGANGPTTPEADDILFEKGIFVVPDILANAGGVTVSYFEWVQGLQEFFWTEEEINNKLERIMQHSFESVLAQTLKHKVSMRMGGYMVAVARVAEATQIRGIYP comes from the coding sequence ATGGCTGACTCTCATCGCAACGCATTCGAGAATGCTCAGCGTCAATTCGATCTCGCTGCTGAAAAGCTGAATCTCGACCACAGCTTGCGTCGAGTTCTGCGCGTCCCTCAACGCGAATTAAGCGTCAATTTCCCAGTCAAAATGGACAATGGTGAGATTCAAGTGTTTAGCGGTTATCGTGTCCAACACAATGTCTCGCGTGGTCCAGCCAAAGGCGGGATTCGCTATCACCATGCAGTCGATATCGATGAAGTTCGTGCTCTCGCGATGTGGATGACCTGGAAATGTGCGCTGGTTAATATTCCATATGGTGGCGCAAAAGGTGGGGTCATTGTAGACCCAACGAAACTATCGCAAAGTGAATTAGAGCGATTAACCCGGCGTTTTGCAACTGAAATTAGCATTTTGGTTGGCGCTGAAAAAGATATTCCTGCTCCTGATGTTGGTACCAACGGCCAAGTAATGGCTTGGTTTATGGATACAATCTCGATGCACCGTGGCTACACTGTGCCAGCTGTGATCACTGGTAAGCCGGTTGAAGTTGGTGGCTCGCTTGGGCGGGTCGAAGCAACTGGGCGCGGAGTTAGCATTGTGGCCCGCGAAGCCGCCAAGCATCTTGGTCTGCGCATCGAAGGCGCAACTGTGGTGATTCAAGGCTTTGGTAACGTGGGTAGCGTTACCGCCGATATGATGCAGCGCATGGGCAGCAAAGTGATTGCGGTTAGCGATGTTTCTGGTGGTTACTACAACCGCCGTGGCCTGAACATTCCCGAAATGATTGCCTATACCAAGCAACATCGTTCGCTGGAAGGCTATCAAGCCGAAGGCATCGAGCGGGTTAGCAATAGCGAGTTGCTCGAAATTGAGTGCGATATTTTGGCTCCATGTGCCTTGGAAAACCAAATTACCGAGGAAAACGCAGGCCGGATTCGCTGTAAATTGCTGGTCGAAGGTGCGAACGGCCCAACTACTCCTGAAGCTGATGATATCTTGTTTGAAAAAGGCATCTTTGTTGTGCCCGATATCTTGGCCAATGCTGGTGGTGTGACCGTTTCGTACTTTGAATGGGTTCAAGGCTTGCAAGAATTCTTCTGGACTGAAGAAGAAATCAACAACAAGCTTGAGCGGATTATGCAACACAGCTTTGAATCGGTGCTAGCCCAAACCCTCAAGCACAAAGTTTCAATGCGTATGGGTGGCTATATGGTCGCGGTGGCACGGGTCGCTGAAGCAACCCAAATCCGTGGGATTTATCCATAA
- a CDS encoding GNAT family N-acetyltransferase, whose amino-acid sequence MIVPSPQIRATVPFQLGDLALMIRPAIMDDLAPMLQLQALAFADKFSSAFGKRGIQRGVAALHQSHQMQGPSSLQGMYVMLAGSELVGTITLRTIEMRPDDVGLVEQAFLRELGAWGAFRAVHALSQIDHRIGRDEGFISDVAVAEQYRRRGIAQAMMRHSMTLARELGKKRLGLYVSASNHSARALYRNLGFSEGQVRRSWWNALFLGERRWIYMSYNLRETSA is encoded by the coding sequence ATGATTGTACCATCACCGCAAATCCGTGCAACGGTGCCTTTTCAGTTGGGTGACTTGGCTTTGATGATTCGGCCAGCCATAATGGATGATCTCGCGCCAATGTTGCAATTGCAGGCGCTGGCCTTTGCCGATAAATTTAGCTCGGCCTTTGGCAAACGCGGCATTCAACGTGGTGTGGCAGCCTTACATCAATCGCATCAGATGCAAGGGCCAAGTAGCCTACAAGGAATGTACGTCATGTTAGCTGGCAGCGAACTTGTAGGCACGATTACGCTGCGCACCATCGAGATGCGCCCAGACGATGTTGGCTTGGTTGAGCAAGCATTTTTGCGCGAACTTGGCGCTTGGGGCGCGTTTCGCGCAGTTCATGCGCTTTCCCAAATCGACCATCGGATTGGGCGGGATGAAGGTTTTATTAGCGATGTGGCGGTTGCCGAGCAGTATCGTCGTCGAGGCATTGCCCAAGCAATGATGCGGCATAGCATGACGCTAGCCCGTGAGCTTGGCAAAAAACGCCTAGGGCTGTATGTGAGTGCCTCCAACCACAGTGCTCGGGCTTTATATCGTAATTTGGGCTTTAGCGAGGGCCAGGTGCGCCGCTCATGGTGGAACGCCCTGTTTCTCGGTGAACGCCGTTGGATTTATATGTCGTATAATCTTAGAGAGACTTCTGCATAA
- a CDS encoding MBL fold metallo-hydrolase: MSMHALDQLHPLTERIFWLPADSRTDRPMLGLVVGNRECLLIDAGNSPAHVGLLRNAIQAQAMAQPTCLAITHWHWDHVFGAATLNLPSYASQETNRILQVLATLDWGDAALDQRVADGLEIAFCRDMIKAELADRSQLQIVTATTTIEQQLTLDLGNCAAELIVVGGDHAHDSMIVYLPSQAVVFLGDCIYDDLYHGSRRLTTSQLFPLLERLLALPADYYCASHHEQPLTRSEFEAEAQLLRHIGTIVSQLGPDPEAILTQISQQLATPLTEDHHEIMQAFLAGLALPEVKSIY, encoded by the coding sequence ATGTCAATGCATGCCCTTGATCAACTCCACCCTTTGACCGAACGAATCTTTTGGCTCCCTGCTGATAGTCGCACCGATCGCCCGATGTTGGGCCTGGTAGTTGGTAATCGCGAATGCTTATTAATTGATGCTGGTAATTCGCCAGCCCATGTTGGCTTGTTGCGTAATGCGATTCAGGCCCAGGCCATGGCTCAGCCAACCTGCCTTGCCATAACCCATTGGCATTGGGATCATGTGTTTGGTGCGGCGACTCTCAACCTGCCAAGCTATGCCTCGCAAGAAACCAACCGCATTTTGCAGGTGCTAGCGACGCTCGACTGGGGTGATGCAGCTTTAGATCAGCGAGTGGCTGATGGTTTAGAAATTGCCTTTTGCCGCGATATGATCAAGGCTGAGTTGGCTGATCGCAGTCAGTTGCAGATTGTGACCGCAACCACGACCATCGAACAGCAATTAACGCTTGATTTAGGCAATTGTGCCGCTGAATTAATTGTTGTTGGCGGCGATCACGCTCACGATTCGATGATTGTTTATCTGCCAAGCCAAGCGGTGGTCTTTTTAGGCGATTGTATCTACGACGACTTGTATCATGGATCAAGACGCTTAACCACCAGCCAACTTTTCCCTTTGTTGGAGCGATTGTTGGCCTTGCCTGCTGATTATTATTGTGCTAGCCACCATGAGCAGCCATTAACCCGATCTGAATTTGAGGCCGAAGCGCAGTTGTTGCGCCATATTGGCACAATCGTCAGCCAACTTGGCCCTGATCCTGAGGCTATTCTGACCCAAATCAGCCAACAACTGGCCACGCCGTTAACTGAAGATCATCATGAAATTATGCAAGCATTTTTGGCAGGCTTGGCGCTACCTGAGGTTAAATCAATCTATTAA
- a CDS encoding methyltransferase translates to MRSKIYVALQFICLSLLAVSTPLQKVSTLWLVVFGLGVGLGIWALISIRLNNLSIMPELLSNAQLTVHGPYRWIRHPMYTALAVCSLAWVMVEPQLWRWTILAILLIDLWLKARYEEQLLNQRFASYAAYQQRSKRFIPWLV, encoded by the coding sequence ATGCGTTCGAAAATCTATGTTGCCTTGCAATTTATCTGTTTAAGTTTGTTGGCGGTCAGTACGCCATTGCAGAAGGTTTCAACACTTTGGTTGGTGGTGTTTGGATTGGGTGTTGGCTTGGGAATTTGGGCGCTGATCAGCATACGCCTCAACAATCTCTCGATTATGCCCGAACTGCTGAGCAACGCCCAATTAACCGTCCATGGTCCCTATCGCTGGATTCGTCACCCAATGTACACTGCATTGGCGGTTTGTAGCCTAGCGTGGGTGATGGTTGAACCACAACTTTGGCGCTGGACGATATTGGCAATTTTATTAATCGATTTGTGGCTCAAAGCTCGTTACGAAGAGCAATTGCTCAATCAACGCTTTGCAAGTTATGCCGCTTATCAACAACGGAGCAAACGCTTCATTCCGTGGTTGGTGTAG
- a CDS encoding GNAT family N-acetyltransferase, whose product MRLISLHDQERIAAWLSRNADLNIYQIGDLDRFFWPSTVWYGLEQAGELLHIALIYLGHSTPIWLMFDDQQHHYSAQLSDALRPLLPAKIYCHFSPGIAEGLADRYQIEDHGLHQKMILQDFSKLDQVVIDKPVRQLHPDDLPAIKQLYAEAYPDNAFDPRMLETGCYYGIWRDDQLISIAGIHVYSPNYRVAALGNITTHPAYRGQGLAKQVTTKLCQSLRHEINHIGLNVHSANQAAINTYQALGFGWVADYSEVLLQQRTA is encoded by the coding sequence ATGCGTTTAATTTCCTTGCATGACCAAGAGCGAATTGCAGCGTGGCTCAGCCGCAATGCTGATCTCAATATTTACCAAATTGGCGATTTAGATCGCTTTTTCTGGCCATCAACGGTTTGGTATGGGCTGGAGCAAGCCGGTGAATTATTACACATTGCTTTAATCTATCTCGGGCATAGCACCCCAATTTGGCTGATGTTTGATGACCAGCAGCACCACTATTCGGCTCAATTATCTGATGCCTTACGCCCATTGCTGCCAGCCAAAATCTATTGCCATTTTTCACCTGGAATTGCCGAGGGCTTGGCTGATCGCTACCAGATTGAGGATCATGGCCTGCATCAAAAAATGATCTTGCAGGATTTCAGCAAGCTTGATCAGGTGGTGATCGATAAACCTGTGCGGCAATTGCACCCAGACGATTTACCAGCGATCAAGCAACTATATGCCGAGGCCTACCCCGATAACGCCTTCGACCCGCGCATGCTCGAAACAGGTTGTTACTATGGGATTTGGCGTGATGACCAATTAATAAGCATTGCAGGCATTCATGTCTATTCGCCAAACTATCGCGTGGCAGCCTTAGGCAATATTACGACCCATCCAGCCTATCGAGGCCAAGGCTTAGCCAAGCAAGTAACTACTAAGCTGTGCCAAAGCTTGCGCCACGAGATTAATCACATTGGATTGAATGTGCATAGTGCCAATCAAGCAGCAATCAATACCTATCAAGCCTTGGGGTTTGGCTGGGTTGCCGATTATAGCGAGGTCTTGTTGCAGCAACGAACGGCCTAA